In the genome of Pseudobacteroides sp., the window AAGCAATAAGAAAAATAACCATAAGGCCCTTATTGGTTATTTTTATTCTATTGCAAAGATCCATAAATATTAAAGCCGCCAACAGGAATGGTAAAATATAAAAAATAATTAAAGGCATATTGATTATCCCGCCAAATATAAGATTATTACCACTTCTTTCAATTTCTATAAGCAGTGTTAATTATATTATAAAATAACTATGCTTTAATTCGCAATATTTATGGAATTTTTATCCCCCACTTATCCACAGGTAAAACAAGCCTGTTTAAGTTATTCACAGATTTATTCACATTATCCACAGTTTTTTCGTATATTAAACAAATGTTTTGTGGGTTAAAACGCGTCAGATCCACCATATATTGGCAAACCCCTAACCCCTACAGGACATGCATTATAGGCTTGTCACAAAAAAGTCAAGTACCATTTGAAGGTTGGATTATATTACCATGGTGAAAATGTGGATAACTTTTATTAACATCCCCAAATTTACATAACCCAAATTTATTTTCAGGTTCGAAGTATTACAAGAAGGATTTATTCAGTAAATGTAGAATATAAATATATATCTAAATTTGACAATAAGATTATTACAGCAAAAGGAGGAATCGCAAAATTCATTTAATTTTCCGTTTAAATTCATTCCAATTTGGTAAATCTATATTAATATCAAATAAAACATTTATTGTAGAAATGCCATATATTGCAATATGAAAGGGGCTGCATATTTATGAAATTTATAATAAGCGGTAAAAATATTGAAGTTACTGGTGCCTTAAAGGAAATGGTTACTAAAAAAATCGGAAGACTTGAAAAGTTTTTCCACCCCAATACAGAAGTTCATGCTACAATGAGTGTTGAAAAAATGAGGCATATTCTTGAAGTTACCATATCCTCAAACGGTCTTATTTTGAGGGCTGAAGAATCAACCGGCGATATGTATACTTCAATCGATAAAGTTGTTGATGTAATAGAAAGGCAAATAGTTAAAAATAAAACAAGACTTGAAAAGAAGCTTAAAGCTGAAGCCATTAAAGCTGAAAATGTTCCTTCTTTCTCTGAGGTTGAGGAAGAAAATGACTTCAGGGTAGTCCGCTCCAAAAAATTCGCTATAAAGCCTATGGCACTTGAAGAAGCTATCCTGCAAATGAACCTTTTGGGTCATGAGTTCTTTATGTTTTCAAATGCGGATACCAAAGAAGTTAATGTTGTTTATAGGAGAAAAGATGGAAACTACGGCTTGATTGAGCCTGATTTTTAGACAAGCATTTAATTTCAATCAATTATAATAAAATTTATAATAAATCACTCAAAAGTAAGAGCCGCATTTCGATGCGGCTTTTTAATTTCACAGGAAATTAACCACGTGATTTATTCCTTTAAGTAGGGATAAATCTATGCTATACTAAATTGGTTACACTTTTATATGAAAAGTGATATTATAAATTGATTTATTGTGAAGGTGATAAAAAATGATATCCGGTGAAAATAGCATAAAGGAATTCATATCCTTAAGAGATAAACTTATCCAGTCCCAATACAATTTTTTGAACGAAAGGCAGAGGGAAGCCGTTTATACTATAAACGGTCCTGTTCTCATTTTAGCTGGTGCCGGTTCTGGAAAGACCACTGTTCTTGTCAATAGAATCGCACATATGATTAGATTTGGGGATTCGTACAAAAGCACGCACATACCTGCATACGCTGAAAATGCTGATATGGACATGCTTAGAAGCATAGCGGAGAGTCTGCCTACAAACAAAAAGGCAGAGCTTTCAGAGGATGCCGTTAGGGTGTTAAGAGGCCGTACTGTACATCCTGCAAGCATTTTGGCTATTACATTTACCAATAAAGCTGCAAAGGAAATGAAGGAGAGGATCGGAAGGCTCATGGGCTCCATGTGTGAAGGCATGTGGATAGGAACCTTTCACTCAACCTGTGTCAAAATACTAAGGCGATACATTGACAGGTTGGGTTTCGACAACAGCTTTGTTATCTATGATACATCTGACCAGGTGACTGTAATAAAGGATTGCTTGAAGGAACTAAACCTCAATGAAAAAAACTTCCCCCCTAAAGGCATGCTTGATGCCATAGGAAGGGCAAAGGATGAGCTGATTGACACCAGAACCTACAGCAAAATGTATCAGGCAGACTATAGAATGAACAAGATAGCCTCGATATACGAGCTATATCAGAAAAAGCTGCAGCAAAACAATGCTCTTGACTTTGATGACATTATAATTTTGACAATAAAGCTTTTGATAGAACATGAGGATGTTCTTGATTACTACCAGAAAAAATTCAGATATATTCTCGTGGATGAATACCAGGACACCAATACTGCACAATACACCCTTATAAGCCTTTTGGCACAGACCAATAGAAACCTCTGCGTTGTTGGTGACGATGACCAATCAATTTACGGTTGGAGAGGGGCAAACATAAGAAATATACTTGACTTTGAAAAGGAGTTTAAGGACTGTAAAACCATTAAACTGGAGCAAAATTACAGGTCAACCCAGCTTATACTTGATGCAGCAAATAATGTTATAAAGAATAATACTGGAAGAAAGAACAAAAGCCTGTGGACAGAAACCCTTGAAGGGCCCAAGATTCAGTATTATCAGGGTTCAAACGAGTATATGGAGGCCGGTTTTGTAGCATCTGAAATTAAAAGGCTTAGTGCAATGGAAAATGTCAGCTATAAAGACTTTGCCATCCTCTACAGGGTCAATGCTCAATCACGTATCATAGAAGAAATGCTTATGCGGGAGTCTATCCCTTACAGGATTTTTGGAGGCTTGAGGTTCTATGACAGGAAAGAAATAAAGGACATAATCGCATACCTGAGGGTTATTCAAAACCCCTCAGACAACATTAGCCTTAAGAGGATCATCAATGTTCCAAAAAGAGGTATTGGCAACACCACAGTTGATACTGCAGAAGGCGTAGCAAACCAGAGGGGCTGCAGTATTTTCAGTGTAATCGATTCTGCAGCCGGTGTACCTGAGCTCCAGAGGGCTACCTCCAAGCTTGAGGTTTT includes:
- the hpf gene encoding ribosome hibernation-promoting factor, HPF/YfiA family gives rise to the protein MKFIISGKNIEVTGALKEMVTKKIGRLEKFFHPNTEVHATMSVEKMRHILEVTISSNGLILRAEESTGDMYTSIDKVVDVIERQIVKNKTRLEKKLKAEAIKAENVPSFSEVEEENDFRVVRSKKFAIKPMALEEAILQMNLLGHEFFMFSNADTKEVNVVYRRKDGNYGLIEPDF
- a CDS encoding ATP-dependent helicase; its protein translation is MISGENSIKEFISLRDKLIQSQYNFLNERQREAVYTINGPVLILAGAGSGKTTVLVNRIAHMIRFGDSYKSTHIPAYAENADMDMLRSIAESLPTNKKAELSEDAVRVLRGRTVHPASILAITFTNKAAKEMKERIGRLMGSMCEGMWIGTFHSTCVKILRRYIDRLGFDNSFVIYDTSDQVTVIKDCLKELNLNEKNFPPKGMLDAIGRAKDELIDTRTYSKMYQADYRMNKIASIYELYQKKLQQNNALDFDDIIILTIKLLIEHEDVLDYYQKKFRYILVDEYQDTNTAQYTLISLLAQTNRNLCVVGDDDQSIYGWRGANIRNILDFEKEFKDCKTIKLEQNYRSTQLILDAANNVIKNNTGRKNKSLWTETLEGPKIQYYQGSNEYMEAGFVASEIKRLSAMENVSYKDFAILYRVNAQSRIIEEMLMRESIPYRIFGGLRFYDRKEIKDIIAYLRVIQNPSDNISLKRIINVPKRGIGNTTVDTAEGVANQRGCSIFSVIDSAAGVPELQRATSKLEVFVSLINKFRIMKGELPVSKLIEEVIKQSGIMEELKAENTVEAQTRLENIQELISGAIEFEEREEDKSLGAYLAGISLVADIDKLEEEQNNVVLMTLHSAKGLEFPAVFLVGMEEGIFPGYRAVTDESELEEERRLCYVGITRSKKWLYMTSTLSRTLFGNTTYNKASRFLNEIPAELIEGYGRPSARSASSFSSSVTTSGNSGFPRQANGMQKDSGFPRQINSVQKDTISSLNRTYNPASVSSPKPAGIKSAFNVGDKVEHKKFGIGIITSVEKENDDFKLEIHFKGSGMKRLMAAFANLTKIG